One region of Armigeres subalbatus isolate Guangzhou_Male chromosome 3, GZ_Asu_2, whole genome shotgun sequence genomic DNA includes:
- the LOC134226576 gene encoding leucine-rich repeat-containing protein 20 isoform X2 — MASLVAKVVTRCEEATESKQLNLSECELIQVPDAVYHLMRHTELKTCDLSGNVITKISPKFAVKFSLITDLNLSHNQMAKLPDELADLHSLEMLDISHNSFITLPAVVFKMPKLRELRANNNAIIDIDRDEIITSDSLELVDLKHNPLTPMCHELLKNANVTFRIELSEREKEEWEDLTI; from the exons ATGGCTTCTCTTGTAGCTAAAGTTGTAACTCGTTGCGAAGAAGCCACTGAAAGCAAGCAATTGA ATCTCTCCGAATGTGAACTGATTCAGGTGCCGGACGCAGTTTACCATCTGATGAGACACACTGAACTGAAAACCTGTGATCTGAGCGGTAATGTCATCACGAAAATATCGCCCAAATTTGCTGTCAAGTTCAGTTTGATCACTG ATCTCAACCTGTCGCACAATCAAATGGCCAAACTGCCGGACGAGCTAGCCGATCTCCATTCGCTAGAGATGCTCGACATCTCGCACAACTCCTTCATTACGTTACCTGCCGTCGTGTTCAAGATGCCCAAACTGCGGGAGCTCCGAGCGAACAACAATGCCATCATCGACATCGATCGGGATGAGATCATCACGTCGGACTCGTTGGAACTGGTCGATCTCAAGCACAACCCCCTGACGCCGATGTGTCACGAGCTGCTCAAAAACGCCAATGTCACCTTCCGGATCGAGCTGTCCGAGCGGGAAAAGGAAGAGTGGGAAGATCTGACGATCTGA